The proteins below are encoded in one region of bacterium:
- a CDS encoding pyridoxal phosphate-dependent aminotransferase, with translation MKYSFLSSQMSNSPTLAIAAKAKRLVSEGLDIISFSAGQPDFNTPNPVRLAGIEAIEKNITGYTASSGTPKLREIVAKWMAHEVGVEYKPNQVLISTGAKFAIAVSILTSVDPGEEVIFASPYWVSYPDIVKFASAVPVIVKTSREEGFKLTPELLEAHITPKTRMVLLNSPNNPTGTVYSKSELRALAEVLLKHPNIWILSDEIYSRLIFDKKEHSSIAFSFPEMAERTIVVNGVSKAFSMTGWRIGWAAAPAELISRAGKIQSHTTSCPSSISQYAAEVALQSDDSFMVDWVAQYSSRRDLFISLLKDVPGIIPFVPDGAFYLFCDIKNWMGKVKPNGDTIKSCFDAADYLLDDALIAAVPGGSFGADCYMRFSFACSEDNIRRGVPRIAESVGKLK, from the coding sequence ATGAAATACTCATTTCTAAGCTCGCAGATGAGCAATTCACCAACTCTTGCAATAGCCGCAAAAGCTAAAAGATTAGTTTCCGAAGGTCTTGATATAATAAGTTTTTCCGCAGGCCAACCTGATTTCAATACGCCAAATCCAGTTAGGTTGGCAGGAATTGAAGCAATTGAAAAGAATATTACCGGATATACAGCAAGTAGTGGCACACCAAAATTACGCGAAATCGTCGCTAAATGGATGGCTCATGAAGTGGGTGTCGAATATAAACCTAATCAGGTTTTAATATCGACTGGTGCAAAATTCGCTATCGCTGTTTCTATTCTCACCTCAGTCGATCCGGGAGAGGAGGTTATATTCGCCTCACCTTATTGGGTTAGTTATCCCGATATAGTTAAATTTGCGAGCGCAGTGCCAGTGATAGTAAAAACTAGTCGCGAAGAGGGTTTTAAGCTTACACCAGAGCTCCTCGAAGCTCATATTACCCCTAAAACTCGAATGGTGCTGCTAAATTCACCCAATAATCCGACTGGCACAGTCTATTCCAAATCTGAGCTTCGGGCGTTAGCTGAAGTTCTGCTTAAGCACCCCAATATATGGATATTAAGTGATGAAATATATAGTAGGCTTATTTTTGATAAAAAAGAACATTCCTCAATAGCTTTCTCATTTCCTGAAATGGCAGAACGGACTATTGTAGTAAATGGTGTTAGCAAGGCGTTTTCGATGACCGGCTGGCGAATTGGTTGGGCTGCAGCCCCGGCGGAATTGATTTCACGTGCTGGTAAAATACAAAGCCACACAACGAGTTGTCCCTCGAGTATAAGCCAATATGCCGCAGAGGTGGCTCTTCAAAGCGATGACTCATTCATGGTTGATTGGGTCGCACAGTATTCCAGTAGAAGAGACCTTTTTATTTCACTCCTAAAGGATGTTCCCGGCATCATTCCTTTTGTGCCTGATGGTGCATTCTATTTGTTCTGTGATATCAAAAATTGGATGGGAAAGGTTAAACCCAACGGCGATACCATTAAATCCTGTTTCGATGCTGCGGATTACCTTTTGGACGATGCGCTTATCGCTGCTGTGCCCGGCGGTTCGTTTGGCGCGGATTGTTATATGCGGTTTTCCTTTGCGTGTAGCGAGGATAACATTAGACGCGGAGTTCCGCGTATTGCTGAGTCTGTTGGTAAATTGAAATGA
- a CDS encoding aldehyde dehydrogenase family protein, translating into MEKYPLIIGNEELYIENAMTVYSPFDGKKVGEVCIAGKNEIELALCKAHSAFPLFSKTHIKFRVSLLNKIDSLLEERSEEFAKMITAECGKPIRDARGEVSRTRETFRLSAVAAQEHMGGKVIPFSLASNGADKWGFYQRFPAGPVLAITPFNFPLNLAAHKIGPAIAVGNPFILKPAEQTPITGYLLGKLLLDAGLPKGTVSVLNGLGPDVGEPMAKDERIKVVTFTGSPVVGAHLSKICGIKHTAFELGSNAAVYVHHDADLMRSADRIISGGFANAGQICISTQRVYADSNIFDELIDLILIGTKSLKVGDPKEELTAIGPMISEEAAERANLWLKKAVSLGAKILIGGKRRGTLFSPTVITEIPDECELAREEVFAPIIAVNSVASADEGLFKISDTKYGLHAAIFTKDIDLARKAFENIEVGGIIINDIPTFRADLMPYGGTKLSGIGREGPEFAIEHMTYWKNFVVHKNENN; encoded by the coding sequence ATGGAAAAATACCCTCTTATTATTGGTAACGAAGAGCTTTATATCGAAAATGCGATGACTGTTTACTCGCCATTCGATGGTAAAAAGGTTGGCGAGGTATGTATAGCCGGCAAAAATGAAATAGAATTAGCGTTGTGTAAAGCACATAGTGCCTTTCCTCTATTCTCGAAAACACATATTAAGTTTCGAGTATCACTTTTAAACAAGATCGATTCCCTCCTCGAGGAACGATCAGAGGAATTCGCTAAAATGATCACTGCCGAATGCGGAAAACCTATTCGAGATGCACGAGGCGAGGTTTCCCGCACGCGCGAAACCTTTAGGCTTTCCGCAGTTGCAGCGCAAGAACATATGGGAGGAAAAGTCATACCCTTTTCGCTTGCCTCAAATGGCGCTGACAAATGGGGTTTCTATCAAAGATTCCCTGCGGGACCTGTGCTTGCAATAACACCGTTTAACTTCCCGCTTAACCTAGCAGCACACAAGATAGGCCCAGCTATCGCGGTGGGTAATCCCTTTATATTAAAGCCAGCCGAACAAACACCTATCACCGGTTATTTACTCGGCAAACTGCTTCTCGATGCGGGGCTTCCGAAGGGAACAGTTTCTGTATTAAACGGCCTCGGTCCCGATGTGGGCGAACCCATGGCTAAAGACGAACGAATAAAGGTTGTCACATTCACCGGTAGCCCGGTTGTTGGTGCACATTTATCAAAAATATGTGGAATAAAACACACCGCGTTCGAGCTTGGCTCGAACGCGGCCGTCTATGTCCACCACGATGCCGACCTCATGCGCTCCGCCGACAGGATAATCTCCGGTGGTTTCGCCAATGCCGGCCAGATATGTATCTCGACACAACGAGTTTATGCCGATTCTAATATTTTCGACGAGCTTATCGACCTTATTCTCATCGGAACTAAGTCTCTCAAAGTTGGCGATCCGAAGGAAGAACTAACCGCAATTGGACCAATGATCTCCGAGGAAGCTGCCGAACGCGCAAATCTATGGTTAAAAAAAGCAGTCTCTCTCGGCGCTAAAATTCTAATCGGAGGCAAAAGACGCGGGACGCTTTTTTCGCCCACTGTAATCACAGAAATCCCGGACGAATGTGAGCTCGCGCGCGAAGAGGTCTTTGCCCCGATAATAGCCGTGAACTCCGTAGCTTCCGCCGATGAAGGCTTATTCAAAATTAGCGATACCAAATATGGTCTTCATGCAGCAATCTTCACAAAAGATATAGATTTGGCTCGAAAAGCCTTTGAAAATATCGAGGTTGGCGGAATTATTATCAATGATATTCCAACATTTAGAGCCGATCTTATGCCCTACGGCGGCACAAAGCTTTCTGGCATAGGCCGTGAAGGCCCGGAATTCGCCATAGAACATATGACATACTGGAAAAACTTTGTCGTCCACAAAAACGAAAATAACTGA
- the recJ gene encoding single-stranded-DNA-specific exonuclease RecJ: MKWTLSEQVNPRLARELAKELEVPRIISQILVNREVSTAEAMKTFFYPTLENLLDPMELPGMEKAVKRIISALANREKIVIFGDYDVDGITATALLYLVLTRFGGDVEWYLPDRVEEGYGLSKGGIDNAVEKGVTLLVSVDCGITGIKEVAYATSVGVDCVITDHHEPAEVLPDAVALVDPKLGPEDSPSRELAGVGVAFKVAEALFDELHEDKSALFEHLDLVGLGTIADIVPLVGENRILAKFGLRQIESTKKPGLKSLLQVTSLWGTELFSWNIVFVLAPRLNAVGRIGSAASAFKLLTTHDTMQAAQMARVLEEENKKRKKLDEQIFESAVDLVENTVDLENEKAIVIDSSDWHVGVIGIVASRLVEKYHRPSVLISTAEGEGQGSARTISSFHLLDAIKDSSEYLEKFGGHKYAAGLCIKPEKIEDFRREFLRVARERLTDNDLEPQLKIDAKIDVSEIDMQLLDWLKLFSPYGPKNMRPIFSITNADLFEQTRTVGKNHLRFRVKTGKKAIDAIAFGYGEMKYAIDNAIEPINLAFVIESNDYYGYPQLQLRIKDIFIGDLQL; this comes from the coding sequence ATGAAATGGACCCTATCTGAGCAGGTCAATCCAAGACTCGCAAGAGAGCTTGCGAAAGAGCTTGAAGTTCCCCGAATAATTAGCCAAATTCTGGTTAATAGAGAGGTTTCCACCGCTGAAGCGATGAAAACCTTTTTTTATCCAACATTAGAAAATCTTCTCGATCCAATGGAACTTCCGGGCATGGAGAAGGCAGTTAAACGAATTATTTCTGCTTTAGCTAATCGAGAAAAAATAGTTATTTTTGGAGATTATGATGTAGATGGAATAACTGCTACCGCACTTCTATATCTCGTCCTCACACGCTTTGGTGGCGATGTCGAATGGTATCTTCCCGACAGAGTCGAAGAGGGCTATGGCCTCAGCAAAGGTGGCATTGACAACGCAGTGGAGAAGGGCGTTACGCTTCTTGTTTCTGTCGATTGCGGCATTACCGGAATAAAGGAGGTAGCATACGCTACCTCTGTGGGAGTAGATTGCGTTATTACAGATCACCACGAACCAGCAGAAGTGCTTCCCGATGCTGTTGCACTTGTCGATCCAAAACTTGGCCCAGAAGACTCTCCTTCAAGGGAATTAGCTGGAGTCGGTGTGGCGTTTAAAGTCGCCGAAGCACTTTTCGATGAGCTTCACGAAGACAAGAGCGCCCTCTTTGAACACCTCGATCTCGTGGGCCTCGGCACAATAGCAGATATAGTTCCACTTGTAGGGGAAAATCGCATACTCGCCAAGTTTGGGCTTAGGCAAATCGAATCAACCAAAAAACCCGGTTTGAAAAGCCTTCTTCAGGTTACAAGCCTATGGGGCACAGAGCTTTTTAGCTGGAACATTGTTTTTGTTCTTGCACCACGCCTTAATGCAGTCGGAAGGATCGGCTCTGCTGCGAGCGCCTTTAAATTGCTTACTACACACGATACAATGCAGGCCGCTCAAATGGCTCGCGTTCTCGAAGAAGAAAATAAAAAACGAAAAAAACTAGATGAACAGATTTTTGAAAGCGCTGTGGATTTGGTCGAAAACACCGTCGATCTCGAAAACGAAAAGGCTATTGTAATTGACTCTTCAGATTGGCACGTAGGAGTGATAGGTATCGTAGCTAGCAGACTCGTAGAAAAATATCACAGACCTTCTGTTCTTATCTCCACTGCCGAGGGCGAGGGACAAGGAAGCGCAAGAACTATATCGAGTTTCCACCTCCTAGATGCTATTAAAGACTCAAGTGAATATCTTGAAAAATTCGGTGGCCACAAATATGCAGCCGGTCTATGTATAAAACCAGAAAAAATCGAGGATTTTCGAAGAGAGTTCCTACGTGTAGCTAGAGAGAGACTCACCGATAATGACCTAGAACCACAACTGAAAATCGATGCCAAAATCGACGTTTCTGAAATCGATATGCAACTGCTCGATTGGCTGAAACTCTTCTCTCCATACGGCCCAAAAAATATGCGGCCAATATTCTCAATTACTAACGCCGATCTATTCGAGCAAACACGAACAGTAGGAAAAAACCACCTTCGCTTTAGAGTAAAAACCGGGAAAAAAGCTATCGATGCTATAGCATTCGGTTACGGTGAAATGAAATATGCAATCGATAACGCTATTGAACCAATAAACTTAGCTTTCGTTATCGAATCAAACGATTACTATGGATATCCTCAACTCCAACTCAGAATAAAAGATATATTTATCGGGGATTTGCAACTCTAG
- the mnmA gene encoding tRNA 2-thiouridine(34) synthase MnmA encodes MTSLNFDPLDRDLKGRKVLVALSGGIDSSISAYLLKERGAEVIGVTFDFISDNQSISDAKASAELLDIPHLVVDMRGHFEESIIRNFIEVYSHCSTPNPCIECNVKMKWGGLVKIAEDLGIKLLATGHFARASDGFVFRGLDDKKDQSYFLYRVPKKWIRRTLFPLGGFLKSDVQILARGMALPSSDRRESNDVCFFKKGKLVEFLSMSGIENYPGEFVDLTGEKLGQHNGWVGFTPGQRRGMGVASSEGRLYVVDVDSIDSRVILGPRSALMCKEIITTGTIFHDKLDIGEEKRYLIQIRHLGETIFGNVRRTGEEASIINLEKDLFAPARGQSAVFYSGDRVAGGGYIA; translated from the coding sequence ATGACTTCACTCAATTTCGACCCTTTGGACAGAGATTTAAAAGGACGGAAGGTTCTTGTTGCTCTGTCCGGTGGAATAGACTCATCGATTTCAGCATATCTCCTTAAAGAACGCGGAGCAGAGGTTATCGGTGTAACATTCGATTTTATAAGCGATAATCAATCTATTTCTGATGCAAAGGCTTCAGCGGAATTACTGGATATTCCTCATCTGGTAGTGGACATGCGCGGGCACTTTGAAGAATCTATTATACGGAACTTTATCGAGGTTTATTCGCACTGTTCGACTCCAAATCCATGTATCGAATGCAATGTTAAGATGAAATGGGGTGGTCTGGTTAAGATTGCTGAAGATTTAGGTATTAAACTATTAGCTACCGGCCATTTTGCGCGGGCATCAGATGGTTTTGTTTTTCGAGGTTTAGATGATAAAAAAGATCAATCTTACTTTCTTTATCGGGTTCCTAAGAAGTGGATTAGAAGGACTCTATTTCCACTTGGGGGATTCTTGAAAAGCGATGTTCAGATTTTGGCTCGGGGGATGGCCTTACCTTCCTCAGATAGACGCGAATCAAATGATGTATGCTTTTTTAAGAAGGGGAAATTAGTTGAGTTTCTTTCGATGTCGGGTATCGAGAACTATCCGGGAGAATTCGTTGATTTGACAGGGGAGAAGCTTGGGCAACATAATGGTTGGGTTGGTTTTACACCTGGACAGAGAAGAGGAATGGGAGTAGCGTCCTCGGAAGGTAGGCTTTATGTTGTCGATGTGGATTCAATTGATTCAAGAGTGATACTCGGTCCACGGTCCGCATTGATGTGTAAAGAAATAATAACCACCGGGACAATCTTCCACGATAAACTCGATATTGGTGAAGAAAAGAGGTATTTGATTCAGATACGCCATCTTGGGGAGACAATTTTTGGGAATGTTAGACGAACGGGAGAGGAAGCTTCAATAATCAACCTTGAAAAGGATTTATTCGCTCCTGCACGCGGACAGTCCGCTGTATTCTATAGCGGCGACAGAGTTGCCGGGGGCGGATATATCGCATAA
- a CDS encoding iron-sulfur cluster assembly scaffold protein, translating to MYSKKVIDHFANPHNVGEIPDASTTGNAGNPLCGDMMRFDLKIEGDIIVDIKFKTFGCAAAIASSSVITDMAKGKTLDEAFAIIRGDVVDELGGLPPMKVHCSIIGIDALRRAICKYWQRNGNIEEHPDCIKLFGRNFTQ from the coding sequence CTGTATTCAAAAAAGGTAATAGACCATTTTGCCAACCCCCACAATGTTGGCGAGATCCCAGATGCTTCTACTACGGGCAATGCCGGCAATCCACTTTGTGGTGATATGATGCGTTTTGATCTAAAAATCGAAGGCGATATAATCGTCGATATAAAATTCAAAACCTTTGGGTGCGCTGCGGCTATCGCTTCGTCGAGCGTTATCACCGATATGGCAAAAGGCAAGACCTTAGATGAGGCCTTTGCTATTATTCGAGGTGACGTAGTGGATGAACTAGGCGGCCTACCACCAATGAAGGTTCATTGTAGTATTATAGGCATTGATGCCCTTCGAAGAGCAATATGTAAATACTGGCAACGAAATGGCAATATTGAAGAGCATCCAGATTGTATCAAGCTGTTCGGGCGCAATTTCACCCAATGA
- a CDS encoding tetratricopeptide repeat protein has product MVIKFKKKLIIFCFLAAIIFAQGSSISPVAVRYFIDGMTAEIDGDFDRAFGSYLIAENYAKDEPTILLTIAELCMNFAESEQALVWFAKLVKLEPENAAYRRGAAIAGLKARQVIFAYDNLKWLVENDKADFVMRLQYATTLLTIHKKKEALKQLDKISQEYPDNPQSYGLKGSIYLSDSNEKEAVGAFKKAIEIDSTYSRAYIGLATAYGKMGEFEKSIECEEIYLRKNPRDIDLRRTLINKYVELAKFDNAYEMAKSYLDYSPEDMDIVRQAGFLAFSNEDYEGAIKYFQEFLNASPDDNDARVYFGRAYFELGMPRKSIEQYKIILDKETNPGLYIDLALAYSQIDSAQKAIEILEEAQINYPDNVDLIFYKGVVYSRDKDYGKAIKLYKDVVEFEPQNAQAFFGIGDAYERLGIRDSAIATFKELIELIPGDPLSANYLGYLLIEEEQDFEIADSLISLALKQEPNNASFIDSYGWLLYKKGQYDFALEKLFQAERISKIVDPVILEHIGVVLHETGEDEKARGYFRRALELDPDLTISRERLEEINNEE; this is encoded by the coding sequence ATGGTAATAAAATTTAAAAAGAAATTGATCATTTTTTGCTTTTTGGCCGCAATCATTTTTGCCCAAGGTAGTTCAATATCACCGGTTGCGGTTAGATACTTTATCGACGGTATGACCGCAGAGATTGATGGTGATTTTGATCGTGCGTTTGGAAGTTACCTCATTGCAGAGAATTACGCCAAAGATGAACCCACTATCTTATTAACTATAGCCGAGCTGTGCATGAATTTTGCAGAATCTGAGCAGGCTTTAGTATGGTTTGCAAAACTAGTAAAACTCGAACCGGAAAATGCTGCTTATCGTCGAGGTGCTGCTATAGCAGGGCTTAAAGCACGCCAAGTCATTTTTGCTTATGATAATCTTAAATGGTTGGTTGAGAATGACAAAGCTGATTTTGTCATGCGGCTTCAATATGCGACTACTCTATTGACTATTCATAAGAAAAAAGAAGCTCTTAAACAATTGGATAAAATATCCCAAGAATACCCCGACAATCCACAATCTTACGGTCTTAAGGGAAGTATTTATTTGTCTGATAGTAATGAAAAAGAGGCAGTTGGAGCCTTCAAGAAGGCTATTGAGATCGATTCCACGTATTCCCGAGCTTATATTGGGCTTGCGACAGCTTATGGAAAAATGGGCGAATTCGAGAAATCCATCGAATGCGAAGAGATATATTTGAGGAAAAATCCCCGAGATATAGACCTTCGTAGAACACTTATAAACAAGTATGTTGAACTCGCGAAGTTTGATAATGCCTATGAGATGGCTAAGAGCTATCTCGATTATTCGCCGGAAGATATGGATATTGTAAGACAGGCGGGTTTTTTAGCCTTCTCTAACGAGGATTATGAAGGTGCAATAAAATATTTTCAGGAATTTTTAAATGCGTCTCCAGATGATAACGATGCACGGGTCTATTTTGGAAGAGCATACTTTGAATTGGGGATGCCCCGTAAAAGCATAGAGCAATACAAGATTATCCTCGATAAGGAGACTAATCCTGGCCTATATATAGACTTAGCATTGGCCTATTCTCAGATCGATAGCGCACAAAAAGCGATAGAAATACTCGAAGAAGCCCAGATAAACTATCCAGATAACGTCGATTTAATTTTTTATAAAGGTGTCGTTTACTCGCGAGATAAGGATTATGGAAAAGCAATAAAGCTCTATAAAGATGTTGTTGAATTCGAGCCTCAAAACGCGCAGGCATTTTTCGGTATCGGGGACGCTTACGAGAGACTCGGGATACGGGATTCCGCTATTGCGACCTTTAAGGAGCTTATAGAGCTTATTCCGGGGGATCCACTCAGTGCAAATTATTTAGGATATCTCCTGATTGAAGAAGAGCAGGATTTTGAGATAGCGGATAGTCTTATATCTCTTGCTTTGAAGCAAGAACCCAATAATGCTTCTTTTATTGATAGCTATGGTTGGCTATTGTATAAAAAAGGACAGTATGACTTTGCGCTTGAAAAACTATTTCAGGCCGAGAGAATTTCAAAGATTGTGGATCCTGTTATTTTGGAGCATATCGGCGTTGTTTTGCATGAAACTGGCGAAGATGAAAAAGCTAGGGGGTATTTTAGACGCGCCCTTGAACTCGATCCCGATTTGACGATTTCACGAGAAAGACTCGAGGAAATCAATAATGAAGAATGA
- a CDS encoding 4Fe-4S dicluster domain-containing protein: MPKIVVQIDHCKGCGLCIDACPQHCIEVDNEVLNKLGYHPAKYKGEGCTGCGICFYSCPEPDAIIVYKKDKEVE; the protein is encoded by the coding sequence ATGCCGAAGATTGTAGTGCAAATCGATCATTGTAAAGGCTGTGGGTTATGCATCGACGCTTGTCCACAACATTGCATTGAGGTCGATAATGAAGTCCTCAACAAATTGGGTTATCACCCCGCCAAATATAAAGGCGAAGGCTGCACAGGCTGTGGAATATGTTTCTATTCCTGCCCCGAACCGGATGCAATAATCGTCTATAAGAAAGATAAGGAGGTGGAATAA
- the vorB gene encoding 3-methyl-2-oxobutanoate dehydrogenase subunit VorB, with protein sequence MAKELIKGNVAVIKGALLAGTECFFGYPITPASEIAQAAAFYFPPLGRTFLQAESEVAAIQMCYGAAGAGVRTITASSGPGISLKQEGVSYAAGSELPIVIVDIMRGGPGLGNIAPEQSDYNQVVKGGGHGNYKCIVLAPNCGQEMCDLTILAFDLAEKYRTPVYVLTDGFIGQMMEPVEFGEPIKFDTQTNAEWAIMGTPETKHNLINSIYLEAEELEKHNIKLQKKYAKIEENEVRTEEYRLDDAEIIVTGFGIVSRILRSAVDAVRKNGIKAGLLRPITLFPFPKKEIVKCADQASDILVVELNNAQMYEDVFIAVSGHDVKTHFYGRMGGVVPTVEELVEKITMISKGEVI encoded by the coding sequence ATGGCGAAAGAGTTAATCAAAGGCAACGTGGCTGTTATTAAAGGCGCGCTTTTGGCAGGTACAGAATGCTTTTTTGGTTATCCGATTACCCCAGCTAGCGAGATCGCGCAGGCTGCAGCTTTCTACTTTCCACCACTTGGAAGAACCTTTTTACAGGCAGAAAGCGAAGTTGCGGCGATTCAGATGTGCTACGGTGCCGCAGGTGCAGGTGTTCGAACGATAACCGCATCTAGCGGTCCGGGAATCAGCCTTAAACAAGAGGGCGTCAGTTACGCTGCAGGCTCCGAGCTACCAATAGTCATAGTGGATATTATGCGCGGCGGTCCGGGACTCGGCAATATCGCGCCTGAACAGAGCGATTACAATCAGGTTGTCAAAGGCGGCGGTCACGGTAACTACAAATGCATCGTTCTCGCACCGAACTGCGGTCAAGAGATGTGTGACCTTACTATCCTCGCGTTCGATTTGGCGGAAAAATACCGCACACCGGTTTACGTCCTTACCGATGGTTTTATCGGCCAGATGATGGAACCGGTCGAATTTGGAGAACCCATTAAATTCGACACACAAACCAATGCCGAATGGGCAATCATGGGAACACCCGAAACCAAACACAACCTAATCAATTCGATCTATCTCGAAGCCGAAGAACTTGAAAAACATAACATCAAGCTTCAAAAAAAATATGCTAAAATAGAAGAAAATGAGGTTCGCACCGAAGAATATAGACTCGACGATGCAGAGATCATCGTTACAGGTTTCGGAATAGTTAGTCGAATCCTCAGAAGTGCTGTCGATGCCGTTCGCAAGAATGGAATCAAAGCCGGACTTTTAAGGCCTATTACACTTTTCCCGTTCCCTAAGAAAGAAATCGTTAAATGTGCTGATCAAGCAAGCGATATCCTTGTCGTTGAACTTAACAACGCCCAGATGTATGAAGATGTTTTCATTGCCGTTAGTGGCCACGATGTCAAAACACATTTCTACGGTCGTATGGGTGGTGTTGTGCCAACTGTCGAGGAATTGGTCGAGAAAATTACTATGATTTCTAAAGGGGAGGTGATATAA
- a CDS encoding 2-oxoacid:acceptor oxidoreductase family protein, with product MAKDVLRKPTGFMDTFVFKPGQDKENTHYCPGCGHGILHKLIAEAIEDFGIGDRTIMVSPVGCSVFVYYYFNTGNIQVAHGRAPAVATGLKRANPDSIVISYQGDGDLAAIGGNNILQAANRGESITVFFVNNAIYGMTGGQMAPTTLIGQKTTTTPYGRKVENEGYPLKIVELLATLEAPAYLERTSLHNAKNIMKTRKAVRKAIQCQIDGKGFSLIESLSACPSGWKTTPVESKKWIEEKMMPYFPLGVTKDVIAEREGYFPQKTEITKIEIKEKLGLMKDKLFRDRLMSDVPEKYRNPKIKIAGFGGQGVLLLGQTLAEAGMRQGWHVSWIPSYGPEMRGGTANCQVTISENPIGAPVVDFPTILVALNKPSLDKFEPMVQPGGVIFYNTSMIDRKPTRTDVDSIGLPFSDIADELGNLRFANMVVIGSILAKTKIIKMDIVKDALKEVIHNKKFIDQNIVALQRGYDEV from the coding sequence ATGGCTAAAGACGTTCTCAGAAAACCCACCGGTTTCATGGACACATTTGTTTTTAAACCGGGTCAAGATAAGGAAAATACTCACTATTGCCCGGGCTGCGGCCACGGAATTCTTCACAAACTGATAGCTGAAGCTATCGAAGATTTTGGCATCGGAGACCGCACTATCATGGTTTCTCCAGTCGGATGCTCGGTATTTGTTTATTACTACTTTAACACCGGCAACATTCAAGTTGCACACGGACGCGCGCCGGCAGTTGCTACAGGACTCAAACGTGCCAATCCGGATAGCATCGTGATTAGCTATCAGGGTGATGGCGATCTCGCCGCTATCGGCGGTAATAACATACTCCAAGCTGCAAACCGTGGCGAGAGTATCACCGTGTTTTTCGTAAATAATGCAATCTACGGAATGACCGGTGGCCAGATGGCTCCGACAACTTTGATCGGCCAGAAAACAACTACTACGCCTTATGGAAGAAAAGTCGAGAATGAGGGCTACCCCCTGAAGATAGTCGAGCTTCTAGCAACACTCGAAGCACCGGCGTATCTCGAGCGCACTTCGCTTCATAATGCAAAGAACATTATGAAAACGCGCAAAGCAGTTCGTAAAGCTATTCAGTGCCAGATCGACGGCAAGGGATTTAGCCTTATCGAGTCATTATCTGCCTGCCCAAGTGGATGGAAAACAACACCTGTCGAATCCAAAAAGTGGATCGAGGAAAAGATGATGCCATACTTCCCGCTTGGAGTTACTAAGGATGTTATTGCGGAGCGTGAAGGATATTTCCCTCAAAAAACTGAAATCACTAAAATCGAGATAAAGGAAAAACTCGGTTTGATGAAGGATAAACTTTTCCGCGACCGCTTGATGTCGGATGTCCCAGAAAAATACCGAAATCCGAAGATAAAGATTGCCGGTTTTGGTGGACAGGGCGTTCTGCTTCTCGGTCAGACCCTTGCGGAGGCCGGCATGCGCCAAGGTTGGCATGTAAGCTGGATTCCCAGCTATGGGCCGGAGATGCGCGGTGGCACTGCAAATTGTCAGGTTACTATTAGTGAGAATCCCATCGGTGCCCCCGTTGTTGATTTTCCAACCATCCTTGTGGCTTTGAACAAGCCTTCGCTGGACAAATTCGAGCCAATGGTTCAGCCCGGTGGAGTTATCTTCTACAATACCTCTATGATAGACAGAAAACCGACCCGCACAGATGTCGATAGCATCGGATTACCTTTCTCGGATATAGCTGATGAGCTAGGCAATCTTAGATTTGCAAATATGGTTGTGATTGGGTCCATTCTAGCCAAGACCAAAATCATAAAAATGGATATTGTGAAAGACGCACTTAAAGAGGTTATCCATAACAAAAAATTCATCGATCAAAATATCGTGGCCCTCCAACGCGGTTACGATGAAGTATAA